The Synergistaceae bacterium DNA window ATACGATAGAACCGTGGTCCGGCTATCTAAGAGACTTGAGAGGCAGTTTTGACTGCGGGGTCGGTGATCTGAACTCATGGTTAAAAAGACAGGCATCTCATGATATAGACAAAAGAGCCTGCGCACTATTCGTCGCGCTTGATCCCGGGAAAGATCATATTGCCGGATTTTATACTCTGTCCATGTATTCGGTCAATCTTCCTGATATTTCCTCTGATATACAAAAAAAACTTCCCAAATATCCGCTTATCCCTGCCGTTTTACTTGGCAGGCTTGTTGTTGATTTGAAGTTCCGCGGAAAA harbors:
- a CDS encoding GNAT family N-acetyltransferase, whose product is MKNARDSLEYTIEPWSGYLRDLRGSFDCGVGDLNSWLKRQASHDIDKRACALFVALDPGKDHIAGFYTLSMYSVNLPDISSDIQKKLPKYPLIPAVLLGRLVVDLKFRGKRIGELLLLDAMKRALDNEIPWWAMVVDSKEESLSFYLKYGFCRFYDEKYRLFMPYTTIWKVFE